One Cucumis melo cultivar AY chromosome 8, USDA_Cmelo_AY_1.0, whole genome shotgun sequence genomic window, TTGGACAAAAGAAAGTTCACATTAAATATTAATCCAAATGATATGATATATAAAAAAGGCATTTCGAATGATATgttatttaatgaaaaaaatctAAGAATTTGTCGTACAATAACAATTTTTCAGGTACGTGTCTGTGGGAAACGAAGCTTTCTTGTCGGCTTACAATGGAACCTACGTGAAAGTCACTTATCCGGCAATGCAAAACATACAGAAAGCTCTCGACGCCGCCGGCCATGGCAAAAAAGTCAAGGTCACGACTGCTCTCAACGCCGACGTCTATGAATCCAGCACCAACCTACCTTCCGACGGCCAATTCCGACCAGACATTTACAAGACAATGAAGGATATAGTCCACTTCCTCGACCGTAACAAAGCCCCTTTCATGGTCAACATTTACCCTTTCCTCAGTCTTTACCAGAACCCTAATTTCCCCCTCGATTACGCCTTCTTCGGCGGCGGTGCTAAGGCCACCAACGACAAGGGCAAATCCTACACCAACGTCTTCGACGCCAATTACGACACACTCATTTGGTCCTTGAAGAAAATCGGCGTCACCGACATGAAAATTATCGTCGGAGAAGTCGGCTGGCCGACGGACGGCAACAAATTCGCGAATGTAGAACTTGCGAAACGATTCTACGACGGACTGTTCAAGAAATTGGCCTCCGGCAATGGAACTCCGATGAGGCCGAAGGAGAAATTCGAGGTTTATTTGTTCGGACTTTTAGATGAGGACATGAAAAGCGTTCTGCCAGGGTTTTTCGAGCGACATTGGGGGATTTTCCAATTCGACGGAAAACCTAAGTTTCCGATGGATATGTCGGGGAAAGGGAACGACAAAATGCTGGTGGCGGCGAAAGGAGTGCAGTATTTGGAGAAAAAATGGTGCGTTTTGAAGGAGAATGTAAAAAATTTCGATAAAATTTCGAAGGAGGTGGATTACGCTTGTGGTCTTTCGGATTGTACGAGTTTGGGATATGGATCGTCGTGCAACAATTTGGATAAGCGAGGGAATATTTCTTATGCGTTCAATATGTATTACCAGATGCAGGATCAGAGTGTGGAGGCCTGCGATTTCAGCGGATCCGCCCATATTGTCAAGAAAAATGCTTCGGTTGGAAGCTGCTTGTTTCCGATCCAGATTGTGAGCACCGGAGAGAGGTTgaaggcggcggcggcggcggccgTGGTTGGGCTTGTGTTGGGCTTGTTTGCTTTAGGTCTTTGAAGGAGGAACTTTTTTCAGTTTCTTTTCGAGGGATTTCTTTAGGGTAATTTTGAGggatttcttttcatttgttatttatttatggaATTGTATTTTGTAGGTTTGAAGGATAACAAATAACACTTGTTGTCCCAAAAATGAATACTTATACCACTTTTGAGAAAGGAAAAAActaatatttgttttttaaatttagctttaatttatattaaaacattaattaaactCACACAACAATAATGGGGGCCAATAGATTTGCTTTTCAAATTATCCCATCTATTTGTACTTATGTTTAGGATTCAAACCTGATTACTCTACCATTGAGCTCTTGTAGACTTTACTAGTCAATATTATCTATATGGTGTAACAAGAGTTGGTACTTAACTCAAAATATGAATTATACATGATTGTCTTAAATTTTAAGAGtcaatttttatcatttgaAAGTTTAATTTTTACGACAACGATAAATTTGAGAAtctaattataatatttatggtcaattttaataattaattgaaCCTACCACTTCACCTAATTTTGAAATTTGCTGTGGAGTCTATCTCGACATATTTTAGAATAATTTAACCTAATTTAAATTGAAACATAACCCCTTACGTAATTATTCCCTCCCATTTACTTTAGGGTTAGTTATTCACACCGATCCACTTCACACTCAGACAGCAGTTCCCTCCTTTCTTTCCTTCTATCTCTCTTACGCCCCTCTCAGCCTTGCGCCGCCGCATCTCTGTATCTCTCTGTCTCTCC contains:
- the LOC103484682 gene encoding glucan endo-1,3-beta-glucosidase 8 — its product is MTGVSIVPAVWAAVMTVAAVFSVVEGAGIGANWGIMSSHPLRPNIVVKLLKDNGIKKVKLFDSDSWTVSALSGSKIETVIGIPNDQLKKFAESYDDAKDWVKENVTTHMFEGGVDLRYVSVGNEAFLSAYNGTYVKVTYPAMQNIQKALDAAGHGKKVKVTTALNADVYESSTNLPSDGQFRPDIYKTMKDIVHFLDRNKAPFMVNIYPFLSLYQNPNFPLDYAFFGGGAKATNDKGKSYTNVFDANYDTLIWSLKKIGVTDMKIIVGEVGWPTDGNKFANVELAKRFYDGLFKKLASGNGTPMRPKEKFEVYLFGLLDEDMKSVLPGFFERHWGIFQFDGKPKFPMDMSGKGNDKMLVAAKGVQYLEKKWCVLKENVKNFDKISKEVDYACGLSDCTSLGYGSSCNNLDKRGNISYAFNMYYQMQDQSVEACDFSGSAHIVKKNASVGSCLFPIQIVSTGERLKAAAAAAVVGLVLGLFALGL